A part of Camelus ferus isolate YT-003-E chromosome 6, BCGSAC_Cfer_1.0, whole genome shotgun sequence genomic DNA contains:
- the RFX7 gene encoding DNA-binding protein RFX7 produces the protein MAEEQQQPPPQQPDAHQQLPPSAPNSGVALPALVPGLPGTEASALQHRIKNSICKTIQSKVDCILQEVEKFTDLEKLYLYLQLPSGLSNGEKSDQNAMSSSRAQQMHAFSWIRNTLEEHPETSLPKQEVYDEYKSYCDNLGYHPLSAADFGKIMKNVFPNMKARRLGTRGKSKYCYSGLRKKAFVHMPTLPNLDFHKTGDGLEGAEPSGQLQNIDEEVISSACRLVCEWAQKVLSQPFDTVLELARFLVKSHYIGTKSMAALTVMAAAPPGIKGITQPSAFIPTAESNSFQPQVKTLPSPIDAKQQLQRKIQKKQQEQKLQSPLPGESSAKKSEGATANGVTSLSNGNPAILSPQPIGIVVAAVPSPIPVQRTRQLVTSPSPMSSSDGKVLPLNVQVVTQHMQSVKQAPKTPQNVPASPGGDRSARHRYPQILPKPANTSALTIRSPTTVLFTSSPIKTAVVPTSHVSSLNVVKMTAISLTPSSNSAPLKHSASVNSATGTTEEAKTIPQIKNGSVVSLQSPGSRTSSTGGTSAVEVKMEPEASSDEHPVQCQENSDGADAPKTTPSAVTGQKSHTDGGVQKPSNEGVSEIKATKVCDQRTKCKNRCNEILPGTSTGNNQSSVTVSVATQNLAFTSTSSPSNGDSINKDPKLCTKSPRKRLSSALQESQVPPVKKPTVEQLSAVVTEGQKPGSVKKDQKVPHSGKTESSVAGAQIPSKISTNVNSHIVANQPLNSALVTSDSASEQQMTPSSSPDVKVKLEGSVFLLDSDSKSDGSFNPNEWQQVTKDSEFISAGCEQQQDIGVMTIPEHSDINDLEKSVWELEGMPQDTYSQQLHSQMQESSLNQIQAQSSDQLPLQSELKEFEPSVSQTNESYFPFDDELTQDSIVEELVLMEQQMSMNNSHSYGNCMGMTLQSQSVTPGAPMSSHASSAHFYHPIHSNGTPIHTPTPTPTPTPTPTPTPTPTSEMIAGSQSLSRESPCSRLAQTTPVDSALGSSRHTPIGTPHSNCSSSVPPSPVECRNPFAFTPISSSMAYHDASIVSSSPVKPMQRPMATHPDKTKLEWMNNGYGGVGNSSVSGHGILPSYQELVEDRFRKPHAFAVPGQSYQSQSRQHDTHFGRLTPVSPVQHQGATVNNTNKQEGFAVPAPLDNKGTNSSASSNFRCRSVSPAVHRQRNLSGSTLYPLSNIPRSNVTPFGSPVTPEVHVFTNVHTDACANNIAQRSQSVPLTVMMQTAFPNALQKQTNSKKITNVLLSKLDSDNDDAVRGLGMNNLPSNYTARMNLTQILETSPVFPSANPQNTIDSSTSVYEFQTPSYLTKSNSTDQISFSPGDNQAQSEIGEQQLDFSSTVKDLLSGDSLQANQQLVGQVASDLTNPASDFSSDIRLSSELSGISDLNTLDPNLLFDPGRQQGQDDEATLEELKNDPLFQQICSESMSSMTSSGFEWIESKDHPTVEMLG, from the exons GAGCTATTGTGACAATCTTGGTTACCATCCATTAAGTGCTGCTGACTTTGGAAAGATCATGAAAAATGTCTTTCCAAACATGAAGGCACGTCGTCTGGGCACGAGAGGCAAATCTAA ATATTGCTACAGTGGActaagaaaaaaagcttttgttCATATGCCAACACTGCCCAATCTTGATTTTCACAAAACTGGAGATGGG ttGGAAGGAGCAGAGCCTTCTGGGCAGCTTCAAAATATTGACGAGGAAGTTATCTCTTCTGCTTGCCGTCTTGTGTGTGAGTGGGCCCAGAAGGTGTTAAGCCAGCCATTTGACACAGTCTTGGAATTAGCCCGCTTCCTTGTAAAGAGTCACTATATAGGCACCAAGTCGATGGCAGCTCTAACTGTAATGGCAGCAGCACCACCAG gaATTAAAGGAATCACCCAGCCTTCTGCTTTTATACCTACAGCTGAAAGTAATTCCTTTCAGCCTCAAGTGAAGACTTTGCCATCTCCTATTGATGCTAAACAGCAATTGCAACGGAAAATACAGAAGAAGCAGCAAGAACAGAAACTACAATCCCCTTTGCCAGGAGAATCCTCAGCAAAAAAATCAGAAGGCGCTACAGCCAACGGAGTGACGAGTCTTTCTAATGGAAATCCAGCAATCCTCTCTCCTCAGCCTATTGGTATCGTTGTGGCAGCTGTCCCTAGTCCCATTCCG GTCCAGCGAACCAGGCAATTGGTAACTTCACCAAGTCCAATGAGTTCCTCTGATGGTAAAGTTCTTCCCCTCAATGTACAGGTGGTCACTCAGCACATGCAGTCTGTGAAACAGGCACCAAAGACTCCTCAGAATGTTCCAGCCAGTCCTGGTGGGGATCGTTCTGCCCGGCACCGCTACCCTCAGATCTTACCCAAACCAGCCAACACCAGTGCACTCACCATCCGCTCTCCAACCACTGTCCTCTTTACTAGCAGTCCCATCAAAACGGCTGTTGTGCCCACTTCACACGTGAGTTCTCTGAATGTGGTGAAAATGACGGCAATATCCCTCACACCCAGCAGCAACAGTGCCCCTCTTAAACATTCTGCCTCGGTAAATAGCGCTACAGGGACAACAGAAGAAGCAAAGACCATTCCTCAGATCAAGAATGGTTCTGTGGTTTCACTGCAGTCTCCTGGATCCAGGACCAGCAGCACCGGGGGAACATCCGCTGTGGAGGTCAAAATGGAACCTGAAGCGTCATCAGATGAACACCCTGTGCAGTGCCAAGAGAACTCTGACGGGGCTGACGCACCCAAAACAACGCCCAGCGCTGTTACGGGGCAGAAAAGTCATACAGATGGAGGAGTGCAAAAACCTTCAAATGAAGGTGTCAGTGAAATAAAAGCAACTAAGGTCTGTGACCAGAGGACCAAATGTAAAAATCGCTGTAATGAAATTCTGCCAGGCACTTCAACAGGCAATAATCAAAGCTCTGTCACTGTCTCAGTTGCCACTCAGAACTTAGCTTTCACCAGCACCAGCTCACCATCTAATGGTGACTCAATAAATAAAGACCCTAAATTATGCACTAAAAGTCCAAGAAAGCGACTATCTTCTGCATTGCAAGAGTCCCAGGTGCCTCCTGTAAAGAAACCAACAGTGGAACAGCTTTCTGCAGTTGTCACCGAAGGTCAGAAACCAGGCAGTGTTAAGAAGGACCAAAAGGTTCCACATTCAGGGAAAACAGAAAGTTCAGTAGCAGGTGCTCAGATTCCTAGCAAGATATCAACAAATGTCAACTCACACATAGTAGCAAATCAGCCCTTGAATTCTGCTCTTGTTACCAGTGATTCAGCTTCAGAACAGCAAATGACGCCATCATCATCTCCAGACGTAAAAGTAAAGCTTGAAGGCAGTGTCTTTCTCTTGGATAGTGATTCAAAATCAGATGGCAGCTTTAATCCAAACGAATGGCAACAGGTCACTAAGGATTCTGAATTTATATCTGCCGGCTGTGAACAACAGCAGGATATCGGTGTTATGACAATTCCCGAGCACTCTGACATCAACGACTTAGAGAAATCTGTTTGGGAATTAGAAGGAATGCCACAGGACACGTATTCCCAGCAGCTGCACAGCCAGATGCAAGAATCTTCTTTGAATCAAATACAAGCACAGTCTTCAGATCAGTTACCTCTTCAGTCCGAACTGAAGGAGTTTGAGCCTTCTGTCTCCCAGACAAATGAGAGCTACTTTCCTTTTGATGATGAACTTACACAAGATAGTATCGTGGAAGAGCTGGTGCTCATGGAGCAGCAGATGTCGATGAACAATTCGCATTCTTACGGTAACTGTATGGGAATGACCCTTCAGAGTCAGTCAGTAACGCCAGGAGCTCCGATGTCATCTCATGCCTCCAGTGCCCACTTCTATCATCCAATCCATAGCAACGGCACTCCAATCCAcacacccactcccacccccacgcccacccccacccccacccccacgccaaCCCCAACATCTGAAATGATTGCTGGGTCTCAGAGTCTGTCACGAGAGAGCCCTTGCTCCAGGCTAGCCCAGACCACACCTGTGGATAGTGCTTTAGGAAGTAGCCGGCACACACCCATTGGTACTCCACATTCTAACTGCAGCAGTAGTGTCCCTCCCAGCCCTGTTGAATGCAGGAATCCATTTGCATTTACCCCAATAAGCTCCAGTATGGCGTATCACGATGCCAGCATTGTCTCAAGTAGCCCTGTGAAACCGATGCAAAGACCCATGGCCACACACCCTGACAAAACCAAGCTTGAATGGATGAATAATGGGTATGGTGGGGTTGGTAACTCATCAGTTTCTGGCCATGGCATTCTCCCAAGCTATCAGGAACTAGTAGAAGACCGTTTCAGGAAACCTCACGCTTTTGCTGTGCCTGGACAGTCTTACCAGTCTCAATCCAGACAGCACGACACTCATTTTGGTCGTTTGACTCCTGTCTCTCCTGTGCAGCATCAAGGTGCCACTGTAAATAACACCAACAAACAGGAGGGTTTTGCGGTCCCCGCCCCTCTTGATAATAAAGGAACTAATTCATCTGCCAGCAGCAACTTCAGGTGCCGGAGTGTGAGCCCTGCTGTTCATCGCCAACGTAATCTTAGTGGAAGCACCCTCTATCCCCTATCTAATATCCCTCGATCTAATGTGACCCCCTTTGGAAGTCCAGTAACCCCAGAAGTTCATGTTTTCACAAATGTTCACACAGATGCATGTGCCAACAACATAGCTCAAAGAAGTCAATCAGTTCCATTGACAGTCATGATGCAAACAGCCTTCCCGAATGCTCTTCAGAAGcaaacaaacagtaaaaaaataaCCAATGTTTTGTTGAGTAAACTTGATTCTGACAATGATGATGCAGTGAGAGGTTTGGGCATGAACAACCTGCCCTCCAATTACACAGCCCGGATGAATCTCACGCAGATTTTGGAAACTTCCcctgtctttcctagtgccaaccCGCAGAATACGATCGATTCCAGCACTTCTGTTTATGAATTCCAGACACCATCTTACCTCACCAAAAGTAATAGCACCGATCAGATCAGTTTTTCTCCTGGAGATAATCAAGCACAATCAGAAATTGGAGAGCAACAATTGGATTTCAGTAGCACTGTTAAAGACCTGTTGAGTGGAGACAGCTTGCAAGCCAACCAGCAGCTGGTAGGTCAGGTAGCATCTGATCTCACTAATCCTGCGTCTGATTTCTCTAGCGATATCAGGTTGTCTTCTGAACTCTCAGGCATCAGTGATTTGAACACTTTAGACCCAAATCTACTGTTTGATCCAGGTCGTCAGCAGGGACAAGATGATGAAGCTACACTGGAAGAATTAAAGAACGACCCATTGTTTCAGCAAATTTGCAGTGAATCCATGAGCTCTATGACTTCATCAGGTTTTGAATGGATAGAAAGCAAGGACCATCCTACTGTTGAAATGTTGGGTTAA